Genomic window (Candidatus Saccharibacteria bacterium oral taxon 488):
CAGCAAAGCCTACAGAACCTGAACGGACAAAGCTCTGGCATGTTTTCGTCGGCAGCAGGCTCAGGTGGCGGCGGAGATTCCTTAGAGGAACTAGAGGCAAGGATCGGAAACATTAGTTTATCGTAATCCATTTGGGTGGTAGTGGTTACAGAAAGGGCTGTTTAACATGGCTGACACTACTACTGCGCAGCTTCAGCACGATCTGCAAACCTATTTTGCGAAGAAAGTCCTTCGCGGAGCGGAGTTTCAGACTGTGCTTGACCAGTTCGGTCACAAAGAAACATTGCCAGAGGCATCAAGCAAGACGATCCAGTTTACCCGTTACTCGGACTTGGATATCGTTACTAACCCTCTGACGGAAGGGCAAGCCCCAGCCGGCAGCCAGCTGACAACTTCTGCTATCAATGCGGTTGTTGACCAGTATGGCGACTTTGTGACGCTTACTGACCTCGCAAAATTAACACCAAAACACTCATCTGTTCAAAACGCTCTGAAGAAGCTCAGCGAGCAGTCATCGAAGAGCTATGACCGTGCTATCAACAAGGTCATTATCGCCGGTACTGCTGTACGCTACGCCAATTCAAAGACCGCACGCAACTTGCTGGCTGACGCAGACAAGCTGACCTGGGCAGATGTTCGCAAAGAGGTTTCCCGCTTGCGCACCGCAGGCGCACCAACCTTTAAGGACGGTAACTATGTCCTAGTTGTCGATCCAGCCGTCGAGCAAGACTTGATGGATGACGAGGCGTTCCGCCAGACGGTTTACCGCCAAGCATCGAAGGAGAAATCCAACGAGCTATACAAGGGCGAATTAGTCTCGTTTGCTGGTGTAACGGTTGTTCGAAGTAATAACCTAATCACCGACAAGGGCGCATCAAATGCGAAGGTTCACATTAGCTTGCTCTTCGGCGAAGACGCCTACGGCAACACCGACCTGCAGCATCTGAAGGTGTACAAGGAAGGCCCAGGCGGCGTGTCCGACCCACTTCATCAGAAGATGACGCTTGGTTGGAAGTTTGCCGCCAAGGCTGCCATTCTAAACAACAACTTTATGTGTCGTTTGGAATCCGGCTCGCTATACTAAATTAACCGGGCGGTAGCTCTATACGGGCCACCGCCCACACCATGGAAGGATAATCATGGAAGGTAACGCACCAAATACTCTAGGTCCCACTATGACCAACGTGCCGACTCCCCAGCCCCGCACGCCGCAGGCTGAATATGCCGCGCAAGCAGCACCGGACACAACACCGGCCGTCTCGCCAGCGCCAGTACCAACGCCAGAGACGCAACCAGCAGTGGAGCCGACATCAGTACCGCTAAGCGACCCGCGGGAGTTTTCGCATGACCCAGTAGAATCAGAACCAAAAGACGCACAATACGAGCCAGACACAAAACCAGTGTATGTCCACGTCAAGCTGCGACGTACGGTGATGATTAACGGCAAGGGCTATCCAGCAGGCAAAGACCTGACGGTACCAAAAGAAATTGCCGACGAGCTGTACCGCATTGAAGAGACTAACCTGGAGTACGAAGCAGATCTGCTCCGTGCAAACAACCAGGTCTCTACCCCAGCGGCCGAGCTGAAGGTTTAACAAAAACTAAGACAAACCAAAAAATACACACAAAACATAAAACCTCCACTGATAGCGCAGGTATGACACGCAATCTACTGGACGCTACGGAGAACGGTAAAGACACCCCGACTCGCAAGGGTGTCTTTGCTATGGAAAGTATCTCCCTATTATAATACCAACAGCTAACCAAAGACCCACCGTAGCGACAAGCATACTATCTTTCCTCATAGATTGAGCCTCCTCGGCGATAAAAAACATAAACGTGAGGAGTGAGGCTAGAAGCCCAGCGCTAATAACATTATACAAATCTGGGCGGTGGTTTATCATAGCACAATAAATACTAAATAATACGCAGAATAACATCAAGGAGTTATCCTTTATCCACTCAATTAACCTCTTCATATGGACAAATCATACCATATTTGCTATAATGACGCCATGAAAAAAGGTGGTAAAAAAGAAAAAAACGACACGATGGTCACTAGAAAGAAGTGCCTCATCGACGTAGCTATCGTCGGTGTTGTTTGTTTTTTTATCGGTTTTTTATTCTGTCACACAGCATACCCTATTCTATACCATAACAAGTTAGA
Coding sequences:
- a CDS encoding N4-gp56 family major capsid protein; amino-acid sequence: MADTTTAQLQHDLQTYFAKKVLRGAEFQTVLDQFGHKETLPEASSKTIQFTRYSDLDIVTNPLTEGQAPAGSQLTTSAINAVVDQYGDFVTLTDLAKLTPKHSSVQNALKKLSEQSSKSYDRAINKVIIAGTAVRYANSKTARNLLADADKLTWADVRKEVSRLRTAGAPTFKDGNYVLVVDPAVEQDLMDDEAFRQTVYRQASKEKSNELYKGELVSFAGVTVVRSNNLITDKGASNAKVHISLLFGEDAYGNTDLQHLKVYKEGPGGVSDPLHQKMTLGWKFAAKAAILNNNFMCRLESGSLY